The following proteins are co-located in the Deinococcus radiotolerans genome:
- a CDS encoding BON domain-containing protein, whose product MWPFGKSTAERVQDALNEQPRLKDLGLKVQERGGAVTVTGMVPNDRYLNLIRVIAEGINGVKSVDLSGVTAQEQAAAPAQPAPAAPTPSVTEIAPTTGNMNAQPAQAAQDMDVEIEDSSRVAKAVLKAIRSNGELADDPIDVLQSGKSIILRGVVDNDHEQRLLEQVARGVEGVSGVDLSGVRVAQGAKELAKDKDQESGDTVYTVKAGDSLSAIAEKYYGDASQYKKIAHYNNISNPDLIHPGDRIRIPG is encoded by the coding sequence ATGTGGCCCTTCGGAAAGAGCACAGCGGAGCGTGTCCAGGATGCGCTGAACGAACAACCTCGCCTGAAAGACCTCGGTCTGAAGGTCCAGGAGCGCGGCGGCGCGGTCACCGTGACCGGCATGGTCCCCAACGACCGCTACCTGAACCTCATCCGCGTCATCGCGGAGGGCATCAACGGCGTCAAGAGCGTCGACCTAAGCGGCGTGACCGCGCAGGAGCAGGCCGCGGCACCCGCCCAGCCCGCCCCGGCCGCCCCCACCCCCAGCGTCACTGAAATCGCGCCGACCACCGGCAACATGAACGCCCAGCCGGCCCAGGCCGCGCAGGATATGGACGTGGAGATCGAGGATAGCAGCCGCGTCGCCAAAGCCGTGCTGAAAGCCATCCGCAGCAACGGCGAACTGGCCGATGACCCCATTGACGTCCTGCAGAGCGGCAAGAGCATCATCCTGCGCGGCGTGGTGGACAACGACCACGAGCAGCGCCTCCTGGAACAGGTAGCCCGCGGTGTCGAGGGTGTCAGCGGCGTGGACCTCAGCGGCGTGCGTGTCGCTCAGGGCGCCAAGGAGCTCGCCAAGGACAAGGACCAGGAATCCGGCGACACCGTGTACACCGTCAAGGCGGGCGACAGCCTTTCCGCCATTGCCGAGAAATACTACGGCGACGCCTCGCAGTACAAGAAGATCGCGCACTACAACAACATCAGCAACCCCGACCTGATTCACCCCGGCGACCGCATCCGCATTCCCGGCTGA